A window of Aeromicrobium sp. Root236 contains these coding sequences:
- a CDS encoding succinate dehydrogenase cytochrome b subunit encodes MAVSGLIMVAYLLAHMYGNLKAFAGPDSFNEYAHHLRTMLTPILPREGLLWIIRVVLLAAVIIHAYTAINLWRRNKKAAGYVGAKRYQTKQNKTGIQRSYASFTMRWGGVTIALFIVFHILNLTTNDIHPGGAADTPYGKLHNSFQHFWVLLAYTVAMIAVGFHLWHGFWSALTTLGQNYSAKRRDSFWNSAAIVIAALITIGFLAPPFAIYFFGLGG; translated from the coding sequence ATGGCGGTGTCCGGCCTCATCATGGTGGCCTACCTGCTGGCGCACATGTACGGCAACCTCAAGGCGTTCGCGGGGCCGGACTCGTTCAACGAGTACGCGCACCACCTGCGCACGATGCTGACGCCGATCCTGCCGCGCGAAGGCCTGCTGTGGATCATCCGCGTCGTGCTGCTGGCCGCGGTCATCATCCACGCCTACACGGCGATCAACCTGTGGCGGCGCAACAAGAAGGCGGCCGGCTACGTCGGCGCCAAGCGCTACCAGACCAAGCAGAACAAGACCGGCATCCAGCGGAGCTATGCCTCGTTCACGATGCGCTGGGGCGGCGTGACGATCGCGCTCTTCATCGTCTTCCACATCCTCAACCTGACGACCAACGACATCCATCCCGGCGGTGCCGCGGACACGCCCTACGGCAAGCTGCACAACAGCTTCCAGCACTTCTGGGTCCTGCTGGCCTACACCGTCGCGATGATCGCCGTCGGCTTCCACCTGTGGCACGGCTTCTGGAGCGCGCTGACGACGCTCGGCCAGAACTACAGCGCCAAGCGGCGCGACTCGTTCTGGAACTCGGCGGCGATCGTCATCGCCGCGCTCATCACGATCGGCTTCCTCGCGCCGCCGTTCGCCATCTACTTCTTCGGCTTGGGAGGCTGA